TATTGAATAAGTAGCAACATCAATCCGGTGATGCTTACCACATACAGAGCAATGGAGGTTTTTTCCCAGCTCTTCCCTCGGCCTTTTCCTTTGGCAATAAAAACTTTAAACCATGTTCCTCCAAAGAGCGTCAGCAAGCCAGTAAATGCAAGCCAATATTTTAGGGATGTACTTGCCTTTTCTAAGGAAAGGGAGGGAATAGAGATAGCATCCCCATTCTCTGAAGCAAAAGAAGTGACTTCTCCCACCGCAAAGTAAAACGTGCCATTCTTGCTGCCCTCCTCTACGGATGCATACCAATCTACGCTGTGGGTTCCCCTGTCCAACGTCTCTTCCACTTCAATGGTATAATGCGTGGGGTCCTCTGGATCAACTTCCGGTTCCCCGGTTTTTATAAGACTCTGCTTATCATTGTAGAGAGCAAAAGCCGATATATCCGCCGGTTGTGACAACCATAGTTCAATCTGGTTCGGGGAAGAAGCAATGATGGCTCCGTCCTCTGGATTAGAAGCTTTTAAAGAAAGGTTCTCTAGGCCTTCCTTCACCTGATTTTTTGGTGTAGCAATCTCAAAATCGTAGGTCTCTCTTAAAGGATGGCCATCCGAACCAATTACTTCAATATCAACTGTATACTGCCCCGGTGGCAGCTTATCTTTAATTGGAATGGTTATATGCCGTTGGTTTTCCTGATTTTTAAAGGGAGAAGCGATATTCATCTCCTCTCCCTCTTCATTTGTGACAATAAAGGACTCACCATGTACGTTTACCGTATCGGCAAACCAGATGTCAATCTTTTCCGGGGGGTCTTCTAGTTTGCTTTTTGCTTCCGGAGAAGACTTTTCAATGGAAGAATGACCTTCCACGGGCAATTCAAAAAAAAGAAAAAGAAGACTAACTAGAAAAATAACACCAAGCAAAAATCGGCCTGAATCATGCTTCCAAATATTTTTATTTTGTATCTCTATCATGTAACCACCGCACTCCAACCTTGCTTTATGTAATAGGAATATCCCGACGGTACAAAAAAGCTCTCTTTTATCCCGTTTCCTTCTTTGCGACTTCTTAATAGAAAGCGACTTACTTTCCTCCACCCGTCGGAACATCCATTTTTTCATCATCCCTATGCTTATCGTGAATTCTTTTTTAGGTTTTCTATTTCTGCTGTTAACTGTTTGTTTTTCTCTGAAAGGTCATGCATGCTTTTCTCAAGGTCTGCGTTTGATGAGGAGGAACAATCTTTCTCGTAATTCATCATACCTTTCATCATCCAAAACATGACAATAAGCATCACTGGGCAAGCCAACAAAGCTAAATAATACAGCCACTGTTCCATTTTCATCTCTCCAGTCATTTTTATAATAGATCTTTCCGTTTGGAAACTCTTCTCCTGTTATCTTAAAAAAAATGTGAGGAAACTATGATCAAATTTAAAAGATGTCCTCCATACCCGCTTTTTCCTGAAGTTAAAAACAGTAAGTTATTTAAATGCCTCCTTGTTCTTGTCATAAGATGACTATAACTAGGAATTTTGATAAAAGTGTGTAGAAAAACATTTTTATTCGTTAAAAGTCTTCACATATTGAACACATCTTTTTTTTATAGTAATTGTATTAAAAAATTCCCCACGGGAATGTAATCTATCTACCTGGAGGTGAAACGCTATGTTGTATTCCGTTCCAGCTATGGATCGGGTAGCTGTGGAGTTGGGACCTTTCACGGTTTACTGGTATGGGGTGATTATTGGAATGGGAGCGTTACTAGGTTTTCTTCTGGCCAATAAAGAAGCACAAAGGCGAGGAATGCCAAAAGACATTTTAGCCGACTTGCTCATTTTTGCTATTCCTATTTCGATTCTTTGTGCGAGGCTTTACTATATAACTTTTCGATGGGAGTATTACTCGCAATACCCTTCTCAAATTCTTGCCGTATGGGAAGGAGGCTTGGCCATACACGGTGGATTAATCGGAGCCGTGATCACCGCCGTTATTTTTGCGAAAGCGAAGAAGATTTCTTTTTGGAAGCTGGCTGATATTACGGCGCCAAGTATTCTCCTCGGACAGGCCATTGGGCGCTGGGGAAATTTTATGAATCAGGAAGCACACGGAGGTCCGGTGACAAGAGAGTTTCTAGAAGGACTGATGCTGCCTGAATTCATTGTTAATCAGATGTATATTGATGGCATCTACTACCACCCAACCTTCTTGTATGAATCACTTTGGAGCTTGGCGGGAGTGTTGTTCCTTCTTTATTTGCGGAAAGTTAATTTACGACGAGGAGAACTGTTTTTAAGCTATCTTATTTGGTATTCGGTTGGCCGATTTTTCATTGAGGGAATGCGCACGGATAGTTTAATGATCGGTGAATCCCTGCGAACGGCCCAGGTCCTTTCTTTTCTTTTGATTGTCGTTGCCATTATTCTTCTAGTTTATCGACGAAAAGCAGGGCTTTCAAATGTTAGGTATCTTGAAAAGGCGAGCTAAAGTTAAAAGAA
This DNA window, taken from Alteribacillus bidgolensis, encodes the following:
- a CDS encoding DUF2933 domain-containing protein, with the translated sequence MEQWLYYLALLACPVMLIVMFWMMKGMMNYEKDCSSSSNADLEKSMHDLSEKNKQLTAEIENLKKNSR
- the lgt gene encoding prolipoprotein diacylglyceryl transferase, translating into MLYSVPAMDRVAVELGPFTVYWYGVIIGMGALLGFLLANKEAQRRGMPKDILADLLIFAIPISILCARLYYITFRWEYYSQYPSQILAVWEGGLAIHGGLIGAVITAVIFAKAKKISFWKLADITAPSILLGQAIGRWGNFMNQEAHGGPVTREFLEGLMLPEFIVNQMYIDGIYYHPTFLYESLWSLAGVLFLLYLRKVNLRRGELFLSYLIWYSVGRFFIEGMRTDSLMIGESLRTAQVLSFLLIVVAIILLVYRRKAGLSNVRYLEKAS